A genomic segment from Arcobacter acticola encodes:
- a CDS encoding plasminogen-binding N-terminal domain-containing protein, protein MTKIFNKILLLSATCLLSSNLLAQETVCFKNNVEKPSLIENTALDGGVCNGNLSLNQMKKDGWNVLDIKITPSENKFNYSYYLIKNDNQNIALNNSNDSKYNVENNFSVKPMGTKIENIDDNKSTINIGNLIIGQTGIVVHIYDNDKRLIVSNAKVISSNSNSSIVEFFKFDDLKQDALPTTKRMVEKGDVLVLNYMYNSSLLITPTQDTFQAVRNNFKLNNFIHSDIFAAKLKINNKPFPTKEDFQEFAIEQNLGTIFYVLNKKVYILDTKTFTILDTYPLSYDENETKMPFYTRVEEIESSILDFSFSDLLFFNDKKELSYDEYYEEILGLKK, encoded by the coding sequence ATGACAAAAATATTTAATAAGATTTTATTGCTTAGTGCTACATGCCTTCTTTCAAGTAATTTACTTGCACAAGAAACAGTATGTTTTAAGAATAATGTAGAAAAACCTTCTTTAATTGAAAATACAGCTTTAGATGGTGGTGTTTGTAATGGAAACCTTTCATTAAATCAAATGAAAAAAGATGGATGGAATGTTTTAGACATAAAAATCACTCCTAGTGAAAATAAATTTAATTATAGTTATTATCTAATAAAAAATGATAATCAAAATATAGCATTAAACAATTCAAATGATTCTAAATACAATGTAGAGAACAATTTTTCTGTTAAACCAATGGGAACAAAAATTGAAAATATTGATGATAATAAAAGTACAATAAATATTGGAAATTTGATCATTGGTCAAACAGGCATTGTAGTTCATATTTATGATAATGACAAAAGATTAATTGTATCAAATGCAAAAGTAATTAGTTCAAATAGTAACTCATCGATTGTAGAATTTTTTAAATTTGATGATTTAAAACAAGATGCACTTCCTACTACGAAAAGAATGGTAGAAAAAGGAGATGTTTTAGTATTAAATTATATGTATAATTCTTCTTTATTAATTACTCCTACACAAGATACATTTCAAGCTGTAAGAAATAATTTCAAATTAAATAACTTCATACATTCTGATATATTTGCAGCAAAATTAAAAATAAATAATAAACCTTTCCCAACAAAAGAAGATTTTCAAGAGTTTGCAATTGAGCAAAATCTAGGAACAATATTTTATGTTTTAAATAAAAAAGTTTATATTTTAGATACAAAAACATTCACAATTTTAGATACTTATCCTCTTTCTTATGATGAGAATGAAACTAAAATGCCATTTTATACAAGAGTTGAAGAAATCGAAAGTTCAATACTTGATTTCTCATTTTCTGACTTATTATTCTTTAATGATAAAAAAGAGTTAAGTTATGATGAATATTATGAAGAAATTCTAGGATTAAAAAAATGA
- the tlyA gene encoding 23S rRNA (cytidine-2'-O)-methyltransferase TlyA — MRLDLYLTKTFNIQSRNKACELIKSEKVKIDGMIISKPSFNVEENHIIELLEDDFYVSRAAYKLKYFLEELPDFILENKNALDIGSSTGGFTQILLEKNVKKVTCVDVGSNQLHERIKYNPKINFFENTDIRNFKSEDIFEIVTCDVSFISILHIIEDINRLSSKDIIILFKPQFEVGTNVKRDKKGVVKDKNAIINSREKFLDYTQNLKWKLNYSSMSKLQGKDGNEEELFYFSK, encoded by the coding sequence ATGAGATTGGATTTATATTTAACAAAAACCTTTAATATTCAAAGCAGAAACAAAGCTTGTGAATTAATAAAATCAGAAAAAGTTAAAATTGATGGAATGATTATATCAAAACCATCTTTTAATGTGGAAGAAAATCATATAATAGAGCTATTGGAAGATGATTTTTATGTATCACGAGCTGCTTATAAACTTAAATATTTTTTAGAAGAATTACCAGACTTTATTTTGGAAAATAAAAATGCCCTTGATATTGGAAGTAGCACAGGTGGATTTACTCAAATACTTCTTGAAAAGAATGTTAAAAAAGTAACTTGTGTTGATGTTGGCTCAAACCAACTTCATGAAAGAATAAAATATAACCCAAAAATAAACTTTTTTGAAAATACAGATATTAGAAATTTTAAAAGTGAAGATATTTTTGAAATAGTAACTTGCGATGTTTCGTTTATTTCTATTTTACATATTATAGAAGATATAAATAGATTATCTTCAAAAGATATTATAATACTTTTTAAACCACAATTTGAAGTTGGAACAAATGTAAAAAGAGATAAAAAAGGTGTGGTTAAAGATAAAAATGCAATCATTAATTCAAGAGAGAAATTCTTAGATTACACGCAAAATTTAAAATGGAAATTAAATTACTCATCAATGAGTAAATTACAAGGAAAAGATGGAAATGAAGAAGAGCTCTTCTATTTTAGTAAATAA
- the bcp gene encoding thioredoxin-dependent thiol peroxidase codes for MLKIGEIAPSFCAANQDDVEICSRDLQGKWIVLYFYPKDLTPGCTTQACDFTDKHSSFDDLDAVILGVSPDDTTKHRKFIDSKDLTITLLSDTSKKMCEDFGVWQLKKFMGKEFMGVVRTTFIIDPDGKLAAIWPKVSVRKKKSVKGEKIEVLHVDEVKEKLQELQSK; via the coding sequence ATGTTAAAAATAGGCGAAATTGCTCCTAGTTTTTGTGCAGCTAATCAAGATGATGTTGAAATTTGTTCAAGAGATTTACAAGGAAAATGGATAGTTTTATATTTTTATCCAAAAGACTTAACTCCAGGATGTACAACACAAGCTTGTGACTTTACAGATAAACACTCATCTTTTGATGATTTAGATGCTGTTATTTTAGGAGTAAGTCCTGATGATACTACAAAACATAGAAAATTTATTGACTCAAAAGATTTAACAATAACTTTATTATCTGATACAAGTAAAAAAATGTGTGAAGATTTTGGAGTTTGGCAACTAAAAAAATTTATGGGAAAAGAGTTTATGGGAGTAGTTAGAACTACATTTATAATTGACCCTGATGGTAAACTAGCTGCAATTTGGCCAAAAGTTTCTGTTAGAAAGAAAAAAAGTGTAAAAGGTGAAAAAATAGAAGTTTTACACGTAGATGAAGTGAAAGAAAAACTTCAAGAATTACAATCAAAATAA
- a CDS encoding YigZ family protein, with product MKFVQKEFSCTFEEKKSKFIAHLMPYDLFDEVMIRLKNEHPKARHHVYAYRYLNEFEQIVENSGDDGEPKGTSGKPSLAVLAGNELINTAVIIVRYFGGIKLGTGGLVRAYGDSVNEVIKIASFVEYQKLITKTLICDYSELSKLEYLLSQENINIKSKEFTNQINLQIELTIEQFEELKALLSRNILVV from the coding sequence TTGAAGTTTGTTCAAAAAGAGTTTAGTTGCACTTTCGAAGAAAAAAAATCAAAATTCATAGCTCATTTAATGCCGTATGATTTGTTTGATGAAGTAATGATTAGACTAAAAAATGAGCATCCAAAAGCCAGACATCATGTTTATGCATATAGATATTTAAATGAATTTGAGCAAATTGTAGAAAATAGTGGTGACGATGGAGAACCAAAAGGAACAAGTGGAAAACCAAGCCTTGCAGTACTCGCTGGAAATGAACTAATTAATACAGCTGTAATAATAGTGCGATATTTTGGTGGAATAAAACTAGGAACAGGTGGATTAGTTCGAGCCTATGGAGATAGTGTAAATGAAGTTATAAAAATAGCTTCATTTGTTGAGTATCAAAAACTAATAACAAAAACTTTAATTTGCGATTATTCTGAATTATCAAAACTTGAATATCTTTTAAGTCAAGAAAATATAAATATAAAATCAAAAGAGTTTACAAATCAAATAAATTTGCAAATTGAACTAACAATTGAGCAATTTGAAGAGCTTAAAGCTTTACTTTCAAGAAATATTTTAGTAGTATAG
- the cmoA gene encoding carboxy-S-adenosyl-L-methionine synthase CmoA → MVDKVFKKSIIKQFEFDEEVASVFDDMLNRSVPFYKEMQRLSINFACNFLEENDKVYDLGCSTASTLIELSKHCKNNLKLIGIDNSSAMLNRASKKAKAFGVEIDLVNADLHDVSFDDAKLILSNYTLQFIRPLQREKLVKKIYDSLQNKGIFIFSEKVISSNSTLNKQSIDEYYEFKKTQGYSEFEISQKREALENVLIPYTEEENKKMILDAGFTHCETIFKWVNFATFIAIKK, encoded by the coding sequence ATGGTAGATAAAGTATTTAAAAAATCAATTATAAAACAGTTTGAATTTGATGAAGAAGTAGCATCAGTATTCGACGATATGTTAAATAGATCAGTTCCTTTTTACAAGGAGATGCAAAGATTATCAATAAATTTTGCATGCAATTTTTTAGAAGAAAATGACAAAGTGTACGATTTAGGATGTTCAACTGCATCAACATTGATAGAACTAAGTAAGCATTGTAAAAATAATCTAAAACTAATTGGTATTGATAACTCAAGTGCAATGTTAAATCGAGCTAGTAAAAAAGCTAAAGCATTTGGAGTTGAAATAGATTTAGTAAATGCTGATTTACATGATGTTTCTTTTGATGATGCAAAACTTATTCTTTCTAATTATACTTTACAGTTTATAAGACCGCTTCAAAGAGAAAAATTAGTAAAAAAAATATATGATTCATTACAAAATAAAGGTATTTTTATTTTTAGTGAAAAAGTGATATCTTCAAACTCAACTTTGAATAAACAAAGCATTGATGAATATTATGAATTTAAAAAAACACAAGGTTACTCAGAATTTGAGATATCTCAAAAAAGAGAAGCTTTAGAGAATGTGCTAATACCATATACAGAAGAAGAAAATAAAAAAATGATACTAGATGCTGGATTTACTCATTGTGAAACAATTTTTAAATGGGTAAATTTTGCTACATTTATTGCAATAAAAAAATAA
- a CDS encoding YihY/virulence factor BrkB family protein — protein sequence MNEIDNKDGLFKKVLKVVDSFFNDDTTYYAASLSFFTIFSILPIIALLIAFISNFSEFESYLEIFTSYIFNIINPTHSTEIIDALKNYISNSNKLGLLGTVYMLFVFIMFFKDYEYIVNKIHKAKRKSIHISFLFYSVYLIVLPILFIVLNVIMSIYNNNILNNIFSYVFAWLIFYSLFKLSVNKTIDNKAALISSFITLLVLSITKNLFVYYVVYNKTYTTIYGSLATLLFTFFWIYISWIIYLYGIKMCHKLNIKYLIKKD from the coding sequence ATGAATGAGATAGATAATAAAGATGGTTTATTTAAAAAGGTACTAAAGGTTGTAGATTCATTTTTTAATGATGATACAACTTATTATGCAGCCTCATTAAGCTTTTTTACTATCTTTTCTATTCTTCCTATTATTGCTTTATTAATAGCATTTATTTCAAACTTTTCAGAGTTTGAAAGCTATTTAGAAATATTTACCTCATATATTTTTAACATAATCAACCCTACACATTCAACTGAAATAATAGACGCACTAAAGAACTATATATCAAATTCAAACAAACTAGGTCTACTAGGTACTGTTTATATGTTATTTGTATTTATAATGTTTTTTAAAGATTATGAATATATTGTAAATAAAATACATAAAGCAAAAAGAAAATCAATTCATATTTCTTTTTTATTTTATTCTGTTTATTTAATAGTTTTACCAATCTTATTTATAGTATTAAACGTAATTATGTCTATTTATAACAATAATATACTAAATAATATATTTTCATATGTCTTTGCATGGTTAATATTTTATTCTTTATTTAAATTAAGTGTAAACAAAACTATAGATAATAAAGCTGCTTTAATCTCATCCTTTATTACACTATTAGTTTTATCTATTACAAAAAATTTGTTTGTATATTATGTTGTCTATAATAAAACATATACAACAATCTATGGCTCTCTTGCAACACTATTATTTACTTTTTTTTGGATTTATATTTCATGGATTATTTATTTATACGGAATAAAAATGTGTCATAAATTAAATATTAAATATCTTATAAAAAAAGATTAA
- a CDS encoding c-type cytochrome: MNRILLGSAVTVLLLAGCGDEKKTTAEATKVATEQTTTKEVVAEATKDVAQTVTKAATEVTNTVTEATNKVVENTSEAVKETTANVMETAKEAVSASDTTVKEAANTAVTETAAKVEEVKESTKEMAVAVVEETKEVAATAVAQGETAVAAAVTTAEAVVANATEAVAPVAEGLDGEALYKSCASCHGQKAEKEALGKSQVIAGWDKEKTIQALNGYKAGTYGGVMKNIMKGQVATKTDAEIDALATFISKL; the protein is encoded by the coding sequence ATGAATAGAATTTTATTAGGTTCTGCGGTTACAGTACTTTTATTAGCTGGATGTGGAGACGAGAAAAAAACAACTGCTGAAGCAACTAAAGTTGCAACAGAGCAAACAACTACAAAAGAAGTGGTTGCTGAAGCTACAAAAGATGTAGCACAAACAGTTACAAAAGCCGCAACAGAAGTTACTAACACAGTTACTGAAGCAACTAATAAAGTTGTTGAAAACACAAGTGAAGCAGTTAAAGAAACTACTGCAAACGTGATGGAAACTGCAAAAGAAGCTGTATCTGCAAGTGATACAACAGTAAAAGAAGCTGCAAATACAGCAGTTACTGAAACAGCTGCTAAAGTTGAAGAAGTTAAAGAAAGTACAAAAGAAATGGCAGTTGCAGTTGTTGAAGAAACAAAAGAAGTTGCAGCTACTGCAGTAGCTCAAGGTGAAACAGCAGTTGCGGCAGCTGTAACTACTGCTGAAGCTGTAGTTGCAAATGCAACAGAAGCAGTAGCTCCAGTTGCAGAAGGTTTAGATGGAGAAGCATTATACAAATCTTGTGCATCATGTCATGGTCAAAAAGCTGAAAAAGAAGCATTAGGTAAATCACAAGTAATTGCAGGATGGGATAAAGAAAAAACTATTCAAGCATTAAATGGATATAAAGCTGGAACATACGGTGGAGTTATGAAAAATATTATGAAAGGACAAGTAGCTACTAAAACAGATGCGGAAATTGATGCATTAGCTACATTTATTTCAAAATTATAA
- a CDS encoding ATP-dependent Clp protease adaptor ClpS gives MSNEIEIELNDELDLQEPKKYKVFLLNDDFSTMDFVIDVLVKVFRKSVDEASVIMINIHNNGKEICGTYSYEIAGTKVAQVKAMAREKGFPLKATMEEE, from the coding sequence GTGAGTAATGAAATAGAGATAGAATTAAATGATGAATTAGATTTACAAGAGCCAAAAAAATATAAAGTTTTTTTATTGAATGATGATTTTTCAACAATGGATTTTGTAATAGATGTATTAGTTAAAGTATTTAGAAAATCAGTAGATGAAGCATCAGTAATAATGATAAACATACATAATAACGGGAAAGAGATATGTGGAACTTATAGTTACGAAATTGCAGGAACTAAAGTTGCACAAGTAAAAGCAATGGCAAGAGAAAAGGGCTTTCCTTTAAAAGCTACAATGGAAGAAGAATAA
- a CDS encoding bifunctional riboflavin kinase/FAD synthetase produces the protein MKKSSSILVNKNTITSIAIGGFDGMHSAHQELFKNLDENGAILSIESGYANLTPKRYRQEYSIYPIYYYVLENIRHLEGDEFIKLIKEEFPNLKKIVVGFDFCFGKNRKYCIEKLKDLFNGEVLVIDEIKIDEIPVHSRIIRQYLKDGNIKMANKLLGKEYKLYGQQIKGQGLGTKSFVPTINLKVDEFLLPQEGVYITKTILDNKEYKSITFLGHRVTTDGSYAVETHILDENITNDNYTTQVKFYEKIRDNKKFDNFEDLKKQIFDDIELAKNYFK, from the coding sequence ATGAAGAAGAGCTCTTCTATTTTAGTAAATAAAAATACAATCACTTCAATAGCTATTGGGGGATTTGATGGAATGCACAGCGCTCATCAAGAGTTATTTAAAAACCTTGATGAAAATGGTGCGATTTTATCAATAGAATCAGGTTATGCAAACTTAACTCCTAAAAGATATAGACAAGAATATAGTATTTATCCTATTTATTATTATGTATTAGAAAATATTAGACATCTAGAAGGTGATGAATTTATTAAACTAATAAAAGAAGAATTTCCAAATCTTAAAAAAATAGTAGTTGGTTTTGATTTTTGTTTTGGGAAAAATAGAAAATATTGTATAGAAAAACTAAAAGATTTGTTTAATGGTGAAGTTTTAGTAATTGATGAAATAAAAATAGACGAAATTCCTGTTCATTCAAGAATAATAAGACAATATTTAAAAGATGGCAATATAAAAATGGCAAATAAACTTTTAGGGAAAGAGTATAAATTATATGGTCAGCAAATAAAAGGACAAGGATTAGGAACTAAAAGTTTTGTGCCAACAATAAATCTAAAAGTAGATGAATTCTTACTTCCTCAAGAGGGAGTTTATATCACAAAAACCATTTTAGATAATAAAGAATATAAGTCAATAACTTTTTTAGGACATAGGGTTACAACAGATGGATCTTATGCAGTTGAAACACATATTTTAGATGAAAACATTACAAATGATAATTATACCACTCAAGTAAAATTTTATGAGAAAATTAGAGATAATAAAAAATTTGATAATTTTGAGGACTTGAAAAAACAAATTTTTGATGATATAGAATTAGCAAAAAACTACTTTAAATAA
- a CDS encoding FAD-binding oxidoreductase gives MIQQEHLDYVTSIVGSENVKSDKAHLIAFCYDATRTRFEPDAVVFPRNEQDISDILKYCNEHKIVIVPRGAGSGFTGGALPSNGGIILSLERHMNKLLEIDMENMVGVVQPGLINMEFQKAVEAVGLFYPPDPASEEYSTLGGNVSENAGGMRAAKYGITKDYVMALRAVLPNGDIIVAGKKTIKDVAGYNTAGILIASEGTLAIITEITLKLIPKPKFKQTYMGVFPSVDTAMTAVFKSLAAGANPVAMEFLDALVIKALKQKFPQISLPDNAGGILVGDVDASSLAEIDSQLQTLKESFAANGSTEFIIAKDEEEGKKLWFARRNASPATMIYGTKKLNEDISVPRSKLPVALDGIYKIGEKYGFQVPCFGHAGDGNIHVNVMVKDKTNEKEMEDGHKAIEEIFQYVVDLGGTLSGEHGIGTSKAPFMHIAFTEAEMNLFRNIKKAFDPNNILNPFKMGL, from the coding sequence ATGATTCAACAAGAACATTTAGATTACGTTACATCTATTGTAGGTAGCGAAAATGTTAAAAGTGATAAAGCTCACTTAATTGCATTTTGTTATGATGCCACAAGAACTAGATTTGAGCCAGATGCTGTTGTTTTTCCAAGAAATGAACAAGATATTTCAGATATATTAAAATATTGTAATGAGCATAAAATTGTAATTGTTCCAAGGGGTGCAGGTTCTGGATTTACAGGTGGAGCACTTCCATCAAATGGCGGAATTATTCTTTCTCTTGAAAGACATATGAATAAACTTCTTGAAATTGATATGGAAAATATGGTAGGAGTTGTTCAACCAGGTCTTATTAATATGGAGTTCCAAAAAGCAGTTGAAGCCGTTGGATTATTTTATCCTCCAGATCCAGCAAGTGAAGAGTATTCAACGCTTGGTGGAAATGTTAGTGAAAATGCAGGTGGTATGAGAGCTGCTAAATATGGTATTACTAAAGATTATGTAATGGCTTTAAGAGCTGTTCTGCCAAATGGAGATATCATAGTTGCAGGTAAAAAAACTATCAAAGATGTTGCTGGTTATAACACAGCTGGTATTTTAATAGCAAGTGAAGGAACTTTAGCCATTATCACAGAGATTACATTAAAACTAATTCCTAAACCAAAATTCAAACAAACTTACATGGGAGTTTTCCCTAGCGTTGATACAGCAATGACGGCAGTGTTTAAATCACTAGCAGCTGGAGCAAATCCTGTTGCAATGGAATTTTTAGATGCACTTGTAATTAAAGCATTAAAACAAAAGTTCCCACAAATTTCACTTCCTGATAATGCAGGTGGAATTCTTGTAGGTGATGTTGATGCTAGTTCTTTAGCAGAAATCGATTCACAACTTCAAACACTAAAAGAATCTTTTGCAGCAAATGGTTCAACTGAGTTTATAATTGCCAAAGATGAAGAAGAAGGTAAAAAACTTTGGTTTGCAAGACGAAATGCAAGTCCAGCAACTATGATTTATGGAACTAAAAAATTAAATGAAGATATTTCAGTTCCAAGAAGTAAATTACCAGTTGCCCTTGATGGTATTTATAAAATTGGTGAAAAGTATGGCTTCCAAGTTCCTTGTTTTGGTCATGCAGGAGATGGAAATATCCATGTTAATGTAATGGTAAAAGATAAAACAAATGAAAAAGAGATGGAAGATGGACACAAAGCTATTGAAGAAATTTTTCAATATGTAGTTGATTTAGGTGGAACATTAAGTGGCGAGCATGGAATTGGAACTTCAAAAGCTCCTTTTATGCATATTGCTTTTACGGAAGCTGAAATGAATCTATTTAGAAATATTAAAAAAGCATTTGACCCAAATAATATTTTAAATCCATTTAAAATGGGATTATAG
- the clpA gene encoding ATP-dependent Clp protease ATP-binding subunit ClpA, whose translation MISKELRNIFAQAVGYAKTSKHEYLTIEHVFLMLIHDQTIENLFIDLGVDTNILFTELKIYIDENTPKFPEDQNLDEEPIETVSLASTIEYMVAHSQTSGKQNANVEDMFVAILKEEKSYATYLLKKLGIQRVDILEEISHKESEEDENQENDADNENKVLDKNSAELVALAKKGEIDPVIGRSKEISRVIEILSRRKKNNPILVGEPGVGKTAIAEGLALEIAQEKVPEFLLKAKVYSLDMGSMIAGTKYRGDFEKKLKTLLKEVAKIPNSILFIDEIHTIVGAGSVGGSAMDASNILKPMLANGKLRCIGATTFAEYRNDFSKDKALSRRFAKVDVEEPSIENSITILEGLKSKYEEYHGVKYSKSAIQSAVELSKKYITDRFLPDCAIDVIDEVGATKKILLATELKTKSTNNITVTQKDVEATIAKMAHIPERSATKSDLTLLKTLEKNMQKRVFGQDSAITTIVQSIKRNKAGLGLDKKPIGSFLFTGPTGVGKTEVAKELSSQLGIHFERFDMSEYMEAHTISRLIGAPAGYVGFEQGGLLTEAIRKHPHTVLLLDEIEKAHPDLMSILLQVMDNAELTDNSGNKADFQNVVLIMTSNLGATEANVMGFAKNDKLNENKAINKFFAPEFRNRLDAVVPFDSLTIEVVSKVAGKFIEDLERQLIDKKIKIEISAKAKNELAVLGYDKAMGARPLNRVISDKIKNILTDEILFGKLKKGGLVKIDFDKEFIFQYEKN comes from the coding sequence ATGATTAGTAAAGAATTAAGAAATATTTTTGCACAAGCCGTTGGCTATGCAAAAACTAGTAAACATGAGTATTTAACAATAGAACACGTTTTTCTAATGTTAATACATGATCAAACAATTGAAAATTTATTTATAGATTTAGGTGTAGATACAAATATCCTTTTTACAGAACTTAAAATTTATATAGATGAAAATACACCAAAATTTCCAGAAGATCAAAATTTAGATGAAGAACCAATTGAAACAGTTTCTTTAGCATCTACAATTGAATACATGGTTGCCCATTCTCAAACAAGTGGGAAACAAAATGCAAATGTAGAAGATATGTTTGTAGCAATTTTAAAAGAAGAAAAGTCTTATGCTACTTACTTATTAAAGAAATTAGGAATTCAAAGAGTTGATATTTTAGAAGAGATTTCTCATAAAGAATCAGAGGAAGACGAAAATCAAGAAAATGATGCAGATAATGAAAATAAAGTATTAGATAAAAATTCAGCTGAATTAGTTGCACTTGCAAAAAAAGGTGAAATAGATCCAGTTATTGGAAGATCAAAAGAGATTTCAAGGGTAATTGAAATATTAAGTAGAAGAAAAAAGAATAATCCAATATTAGTAGGGGAGCCAGGAGTTGGAAAAACTGCAATTGCAGAAGGTTTAGCCTTAGAAATTGCACAAGAGAAAGTTCCTGAATTTTTATTAAAAGCAAAAGTATATTCACTTGATATGGGTTCTATGATTGCAGGAACTAAATATAGAGGTGATTTTGAGAAAAAATTAAAAACACTTTTAAAAGAAGTTGCAAAAATACCAAATTCTATTTTATTTATAGATGAAATTCATACAATAGTAGGAGCGGGAAGTGTTGGAGGATCTGCAATGGATGCTTCAAATATATTAAAGCCAATGCTTGCTAATGGAAAATTAAGATGTATAGGAGCAACAACTTTTGCAGAATATAGAAATGATTTTTCAAAAGATAAAGCACTAAGTAGAAGATTTGCAAAAGTTGATGTGGAAGAGCCTTCAATTGAAAATAGTATTACTATTTTAGAAGGTTTAAAATCAAAATATGAAGAGTATCATGGTGTAAAGTATTCAAAAAGTGCAATTCAAAGTGCTGTTGAATTAAGTAAAAAATATATAACAGATAGATTTTTACCAGATTGTGCAATTGATGTAATCGATGAGGTTGGAGCTACTAAAAAAATATTATTAGCAACTGAGCTTAAAACTAAATCAACAAATAATATAACTGTTACACAAAAAGATGTGGAAGCGACAATTGCTAAAATGGCACATATCCCTGAAAGAAGTGCAACTAAATCTGATTTAACTCTTTTAAAAACATTAGAAAAGAATATGCAAAAAAGAGTATTTGGACAAGATAGTGCAATAACAACTATTGTTCAATCAATAAAAAGAAACAAAGCAGGTCTTGGACTTGATAAAAAACCAATTGGAAGTTTTTTATTCACAGGACCAACAGGCGTTGGTAAAACAGAAGTTGCAAAAGAGCTTTCATCACAATTAGGAATTCATTTTGAAAGATTTGATATGAGTGAGTATATGGAAGCTCATACAATATCAAGATTAATTGGAGCACCTGCTGGATATGTTGGATTTGAACAAGGTGGACTTTTAACAGAAGCTATACGAAAACATCCTCATACGGTTTTATTATTAGATGAGATTGAAAAAGCGCATCCTGATTTAATGTCAATTTTATTACAAGTTATGGATAACGCGGAACTTACAGATAATAGTGGTAATAAAGCTGATTTTCAAAATGTAGTATTGATAATGACTTCAAATCTTGGAGCAACAGAAGCAAATGTTATGGGATTTGCGAAAAATGATAAGTTAAATGAAAATAAAGCAATAAATAAATTCTTTGCACCTGAATTTAGAAATAGACTTGATGCTGTAGTTCCATTTGATTCATTAACAATAGAGGTTGTTTCAAAAGTTGCAGGTAAATTTATTGAAGATTTAGAAAGACAATTAATAGATAAAAAAATTAAAATTGAAATAAGTGCAAAAGCAAAAAATGAACTTGCTGTTTTAGGTTATGATAAAGCAATGGGAGCAAGACCACTTAATAGAGTTATATCAGATAAAATTAAAAATATATTGACAGATGAGATTTTATTTGGTAAATTAAAAAAAGGCGGATTAGTTAAAATTGATTTTGATAAAGAGTTTATTTTCCAATATGAGAAAAACTAA
- the bioD gene encoding dethiobiotin synthase, with amino-acid sequence MKNDISYYINKSIFITATNTDVGKTYASEKFLRYFTSKGLKVGYFKPFETGVIDFPLDGTKMLNLVKTLNPSFDVTINDVVPYQFKLPAAPYVAKENTIIDIEFLKEKKKYLEQFCDLLIIEGAGGLMVPVEKDLFIIDLIKIFDASAILIAPSKLGCINDTLLSINVLKAKNIDFELYINLYEDLDSFENVSKPFLIDYFKKLNFLQDL; translated from the coding sequence ATGAAAAATGATATTAGCTATTATATAAACAAATCTATATTTATTACTGCAACTAACACAGATGTTGGTAAAACTTATGCATCAGAAAAATTTCTTAGATATTTTACTTCAAAGGGATTAAAAGTTGGATATTTCAAACCTTTTGAAACAGGAGTTATTGATTTTCCCCTTGATGGAACTAAGATGTTAAATTTAGTAAAAACTTTAAATCCCTCTTTTGATGTAACAATTAATGATGTTGTTCCTTATCAATTCAAACTTCCAGCAGCTCCTTATGTTGCAAAAGAAAATACAATTATAGATATAGAATTTTTAAAAGAAAAGAAAAAATATCTAGAACAGTTTTGTGATTTACTTATTATTGAGGGAGCTGGAGGATTAATGGTTCCGGTTGAAAAAGATTTGTTTATTATAGATTTAATAAAAATATTTGATGCAAGTGCAATTTTAATAGCTCCTTCAAAACTTGGATGTATTAACGATACTTTACTTTCAATTAACGTATTAAAAGCTAAAAATATTGATTTTGAACTTTATATAAATTTATATGAAGACTTAGATAGTTTTGAAAATGTATCTAAACCTTTTCTAATTGATTATTTTAAAAAACTAAATTTTTTACAAGATTTATAA